A section of the Neorhizobium galegae bv. orientalis str. HAMBI 540 genome encodes:
- a CDS encoding TRAP transporter substrate-binding protein produces MTLKALLASACLAALTASALTTTARAADVELTLSHWVPATHALQPGGMEIWAKSISDASGGRIKITIYPASQLGAAPDHYDMARDGIVDIGFINPGYQPGRFPIIAAGEIPFLISNAKGGSRALDEWYTQYAAKEMKDVQFCMAIVHDPGTLHGTKGPIQVPADLKGKNIRPAHATMARLVNSLGAASVQVPAGDMRELISKGAADMTASPWNSIYTFGLQDVTKHHLDLPFYVTTFAFVMNKAKIDGLSPADRKVINDHCTPDWAEKMASKWADAEAAGRQKMIDAGGHTLYKPTADEVGLWKKATASLQGEWETSATKAGVDAKAAWAGLGETLRKYNADVK; encoded by the coding sequence ATGACACTGAAGGCATTGCTTGCTTCGGCCTGCCTCGCGGCGCTGACTGCGTCCGCGCTGACCACGACTGCACGGGCCGCCGATGTGGAACTGACATTGTCGCACTGGGTGCCGGCCACCCATGCGCTGCAGCCGGGCGGCATGGAGATCTGGGCGAAATCGATCAGCGACGCTTCCGGCGGGCGCATCAAGATCACCATATACCCGGCCTCGCAGCTGGGTGCTGCGCCTGACCATTACGACATGGCGCGCGACGGCATCGTCGATATCGGCTTCATCAATCCGGGCTATCAGCCGGGCCGTTTCCCGATCATCGCAGCGGGCGAAATCCCGTTCCTGATCTCGAATGCCAAGGGCGGTTCGCGGGCGCTCGACGAATGGTACACCCAGTATGCCGCCAAGGAGATGAAGGACGTCCAGTTCTGCATGGCGATCGTTCATGATCCGGGCACGCTGCATGGCACCAAGGGACCGATCCAGGTTCCCGCCGACCTCAAGGGCAAGAACATCCGCCCGGCGCACGCTACCATGGCACGGCTGGTCAATTCGCTCGGCGCGGCCTCCGTTCAGGTTCCGGCCGGCGACATGCGCGAGCTGATCTCCAAGGGCGCCGCCGACATGACGGCCTCCCCGTGGAACTCGATCTACACGTTCGGCCTGCAGGACGTCACCAAGCACCATCTCGATCTGCCCTTCTACGTCACGACCTTCGCCTTCGTGATGAACAAGGCCAAGATCGATGGCCTGTCGCCTGCCGACCGCAAGGTGATCAACGACCATTGCACGCCCGACTGGGCGGAGAAGATGGCCTCCAAATGGGCGGATGCGGAAGCCGCCGGCCGCCAGAAGATGATCGATGCGGGCGGCCACACCCTCTACAAGCCGACAGCGGACGAAGTCGGCCTCTGGAAGAAGGCGACAGCCTCGCTGCAGGGCGAATGGGAAACCTCTGCCACCAAGGCCGGTGTCGACGCCAAGGCTGCCTGGGCAGGCCTCGGCGAGACGCTGAGGAAGTACAATGCCGACGTGAAGTGA
- a CDS encoding FAD-binding oxidoreductase, protein MDDLVTPVSKAIAQLKGLLGDRLVTSASVREHHSHDTSRLAPHLPDAVVFPRTEEEVQAIVSACAAHGVPVVPFGAGSSMEGHTIPIRGGISLDTREMNRIVEIRPEDLLAVVQPGVTRKQLNVDLRETGLMFSVDPGADASIGGMASTRGSGTTSVRYGTMRENVLALRVVTPDGEAIQTGSRARKSSSGYDLTHLFVGSEGTLGVITELTVRLHPIPEAISSAICSFPTVANAVEAVIEAVQYGIPVARVEFLDEVAIASTNNYSKLGLPVAPTLFFEFHGTEAWVKEQAQLVEEITKGHDAISFRWTADADERAKLWQARHDLYWATKAIIPGFELYTGDICVPISRLAESIVAARADIDASSLKGQIIGHVGDGNFHTAYLIDPNNPEHLKEADEMADRVVERALAVGGTASGEHGIGIAKLKFMRKEHGKAVDVMKRIKAALDPLGIMNPGKMGDAG, encoded by the coding sequence ATGGATGATCTCGTCACACCGGTCAGCAAGGCGATTGCGCAACTCAAGGGCCTGCTCGGCGACAGGCTGGTGACGTCGGCCTCCGTGCGCGAACATCACAGCCACGACACCTCGCGGCTTGCCCCTCACCTGCCCGATGCAGTCGTCTTTCCACGCACCGAGGAAGAAGTCCAGGCGATCGTCTCAGCCTGTGCGGCGCATGGCGTACCGGTCGTGCCCTTCGGCGCGGGTTCCTCGATGGAAGGTCATACGATCCCGATCCGCGGCGGCATTTCGCTCGATACCCGCGAGATGAACAGGATCGTCGAGATTCGGCCGGAAGATCTGCTCGCCGTCGTGCAGCCCGGCGTCACCCGCAAGCAGCTGAATGTGGACCTGCGCGAAACCGGCCTGATGTTCTCGGTGGACCCCGGCGCCGATGCCTCGATCGGCGGCATGGCATCGACCCGCGGCAGCGGCACCACTTCGGTGCGCTACGGCACGATGCGCGAAAACGTGCTGGCTCTCCGGGTGGTGACACCGGACGGCGAGGCCATCCAGACTGGATCGCGGGCCAGAAAATCCTCGTCGGGTTACGACCTGACGCATCTCTTCGTCGGCTCGGAGGGCACGCTCGGCGTCATCACCGAATTGACGGTCCGCCTGCATCCGATCCCGGAAGCCATCTCGTCGGCGATCTGCTCCTTCCCGACGGTCGCCAACGCCGTCGAAGCGGTGATCGAGGCGGTGCAATACGGCATCCCGGTCGCCCGCGTCGAATTCCTGGACGAGGTGGCGATCGCCTCGACCAACAACTATTCGAAGCTCGGCCTGCCGGTCGCCCCCACCCTGTTTTTCGAGTTCCACGGCACCGAGGCCTGGGTGAAGGAACAAGCCCAACTCGTCGAGGAGATCACCAAGGGCCATGACGCGATCTCCTTCCGCTGGACCGCGGATGCCGACGAGCGCGCCAAACTCTGGCAGGCCCGCCACGATCTCTACTGGGCGACCAAGGCGATCATTCCCGGCTTTGAGCTCTATACCGGCGACATCTGCGTGCCGATCTCCAGGCTTGCCGAAAGCATCGTCGCGGCGCGTGCCGATATCGATGCTTCGTCGCTGAAGGGCCAGATCATCGGCCATGTCGGCGACGGCAATTTCCACACCGCCTACCTGATAGACCCGAACAATCCAGAGCATCTGAAGGAAGCCGACGAGATGGCCGATCGCGTCGTCGAACGCGCACTCGCCGTCGGCGGCACGGCGAGCGGCGAACACGGCATCGGCATCGCCAAGCTCAAATTCATGCGCAAGGAGCACGGCAAGGCGGTGGACGTGATGAAACGCATCAAGGCGGCGCTGGATCCGCTGGGGATCATGAACCCGGGCAAGATGGGGGATGCAGGGTGA
- the ligM gene encoding vanillate/3-O-methylgallate O-demethylase has product MPKNLTQILKEKGNTVEMLRNSRIGMYIYPVVAPEFSNWRTEQMAWRHSAVLFDQSHHMDELIVEGPDASKFLESLAINSFANFGVDRAKHYVPVTPAGHVIGDMIIFRERDDKFVLVGRAPTANWLRYNASLGKHDVKLTHDPRSPSRPDGKEVNRVHYRFQIQGPDAPKIFEKMNGGPIPDIKFFHVDWINIGSKKVQALRHGMAGAPGLEVWGPYAEKDEVREIIVKAAKDAGVDLYLVGARAYSTNTLESGWIPSPLPGIYTGAELQGYRDWLTEDSYEATGSIGGSLVSENIEDYYVNPYELGYGIYVKFDHDFVGREALEKMKSQPQRKKVTFEWNAEDVMKVIASNFVPGGEAYKWIDLPQPNYASSSADKIMHGDKVVGMSMFNGYSYNERCMLSLGIVDADVQEGDVLTLIWGEPNGGTGKTSIEKGHKQAEIRVRVSPTPYAAEARENYAESWRTKKV; this is encoded by the coding sequence ATGCCGAAGAATCTGACCCAGATCCTGAAAGAGAAGGGCAATACTGTCGAGATGCTGCGCAATTCGCGCATCGGCATGTATATCTATCCGGTCGTCGCGCCGGAATTTTCGAACTGGCGCACCGAGCAGATGGCATGGCGCCATTCGGCGGTCCTGTTCGACCAGTCACATCACATGGACGAGCTGATCGTCGAGGGCCCGGATGCTTCCAAGTTCCTGGAAAGCCTGGCGATCAACAGCTTTGCCAATTTCGGCGTCGACCGCGCCAAGCACTATGTTCCGGTGACGCCTGCCGGACACGTCATCGGCGACATGATCATCTTCCGCGAGCGTGATGACAAGTTCGTGCTTGTCGGCCGTGCGCCGACCGCCAACTGGCTGCGCTACAACGCTTCGCTCGGCAAGCACGACGTCAAGCTTACCCACGACCCGCGTTCGCCTTCGCGCCCGGACGGCAAGGAAGTCAACCGCGTTCATTACCGCTTCCAGATCCAGGGCCCGGACGCTCCGAAGATCTTTGAAAAGATGAATGGCGGCCCGATCCCCGACATCAAGTTCTTCCATGTCGACTGGATCAATATCGGCTCCAAGAAGGTCCAGGCCCTGCGCCACGGCATGGCCGGTGCTCCGGGTCTCGAAGTCTGGGGTCCCTATGCCGAGAAGGACGAGGTCCGCGAGATCATCGTCAAGGCCGCCAAGGATGCGGGCGTCGATCTCTACCTCGTCGGTGCGCGCGCCTATTCCACCAACACGCTGGAATCCGGCTGGATTCCGTCGCCGCTGCCGGGCATCTACACCGGCGCAGAACTGCAGGGTTATCGCGACTGGTTAACGGAAGACAGCTATGAAGCGACCGGCTCGATCGGCGGCAGCCTCGTCTCCGAGAATATCGAAGACTACTACGTCAACCCGTACGAGCTCGGCTACGGCATCTACGTCAAGTTCGACCACGATTTCGTCGGCCGTGAGGCGCTCGAAAAGATGAAGTCGCAGCCGCAGCGCAAGAAGGTCACCTTCGAGTGGAACGCGGAAGACGTGATGAAGGTCATCGCCTCGAACTTCGTGCCGGGCGGTGAAGCCTACAAGTGGATCGACCTGCCGCAGCCGAACTATGCGTCTTCGAGCGCCGACAAGATCATGCATGGCGACAAGGTCGTCGGCATGTCGATGTTCAACGGCTACAGCTATAACGAACGCTGCATGCTGTCGCTCGGCATCGTCGATGCCGACGTGCAGGAAGGCGACGTCCTGACGCTGATCTGGGGCGAGCCGAACGGCGGCACGGGCAAGACCTCGATCGAAAAGGGCCACAAGCAGGCCGAGATCCGCGTCCGCGTCTCGCCCACCCCTTATGCGGCCGAAGCCCGTGAAAACTATGCCGAAAGCTGGCGCACCAAGAAGGTCTGA
- a CDS encoding GntR family transcriptional regulator, giving the protein MTTGTRPPNPPGPEKQETRQQHVIDKLRTWASDGTIDPRKKLSESGLAEALGVSRTPIRHALAVLVEEGVLQRVGARGYRVRAYKVADVIEAIELRSMIEGYAAKKIASEGPSPTLVAELKDCLREGDDIFENGGIDDPVNEGRYAAMNLRFHTLITEAGGGNLLHQLTSLFDRVPFGAPDSIRFDNITRKERAQHLHYAHWQHHHMVSALIARDGARAESLFREHGEGVKISLGISKGLFAIDGSRILPIFDLDSPAGHINGLMQDENED; this is encoded by the coding sequence ATGACCACAGGCACCCGACCCCCGAACCCTCCCGGGCCTGAGAAGCAGGAAACCCGCCAGCAGCACGTGATCGACAAGCTCAGGACCTGGGCGAGCGACGGCACGATCGATCCGCGCAAGAAGCTGTCCGAATCCGGGCTTGCCGAAGCGCTCGGCGTGTCGCGCACGCCGATCCGGCATGCGCTGGCCGTACTCGTCGAAGAGGGCGTGCTGCAGCGGGTCGGCGCCCGCGGATATCGGGTCAGGGCCTACAAGGTTGCCGATGTGATCGAGGCGATCGAGCTGCGTTCGATGATCGAAGGTTATGCGGCCAAGAAGATCGCCAGCGAAGGCCCGTCGCCGACGCTGGTGGCGGAACTCAAGGATTGCCTGCGGGAAGGTGACGACATCTTCGAGAACGGCGGTATCGACGATCCCGTCAACGAGGGGCGCTATGCGGCGATGAACCTGCGTTTCCACACGCTGATCACCGAGGCCGGCGGCGGAAACCTGCTGCACCAGCTCACCAGCCTTTTCGACCGCGTGCCGTTCGGCGCACCGGATTCGATCCGCTTCGACAACATCACCCGCAAGGAGCGGGCGCAGCATCTTCACTACGCGCACTGGCAGCACCATCACATGGTCTCGGCGCTGATCGCCCGTGACGGCGCCCGTGCCGAAAGCCTTTTCCGCGAGCATGGGGAAGGGGTGAAGATCAGCCTCGGCATCAGCAAGGGGCTTTTTGCGATCGACGGTTCGCGCATCCTGCCGATCTTCGACCTCGATAGTCCCGCCGGTCATATCAATGGCCTGATGCAAGACGAAAACGAAGACTAG
- a CDS encoding ABC transporter ATP-binding protein codes for MASVTLENVSRMYGAVTAVDNVNLKIKSGEFVTLLGPSGCGKTTTLRMVAGLEKNTGGRIAIGDNVVSDSEKGYFVPSERRRLGMVFQSYAIWPHMTVFDNVAYPLRIRRRPDKEINDRVMNALRLVEMEQYAERPSPALSGGQQQRVAIARALVFEPEVLLLDEPLSNLDARLRTQMGDDFRALQQRLKITALYVTHDQAEAMALSDRVVVMHGGKILQVGAPEEIYRRPENRQVAAFFGTPNLLNATVKDCRPNGGQYFKLSVEGQGWSGDCHAATEMPKGADVTVMVRPENLHVRDAGQVNGDLSWSGEVSQAIFRGSHRSIMVKTPAQTLHVEASSLSNVDIGRPVTVAAPVEAAWAVRN; via the coding sequence ATGGCTTCGGTGACGCTCGAAAACGTGAGCCGCATGTATGGCGCGGTAACGGCCGTGGACAATGTGAACCTGAAGATCAAGAGCGGCGAATTCGTCACGCTGCTCGGGCCGTCGGGCTGCGGCAAGACGACGACGCTGCGCATGGTGGCCGGCCTTGAGAAAAATACCGGCGGCCGCATTGCGATCGGCGACAATGTCGTGTCGGATTCGGAGAAGGGCTATTTCGTGCCCTCCGAACGGCGCCGCCTCGGCATGGTCTTCCAGTCCTATGCGATCTGGCCGCATATGACGGTGTTCGACAACGTCGCCTATCCCTTGCGCATCCGTCGCCGCCCGGACAAGGAAATCAACGATCGCGTCATGAACGCGCTGCGCCTCGTCGAGATGGAGCAATATGCCGAGCGTCCGTCGCCGGCACTGTCCGGCGGCCAGCAGCAGCGCGTGGCGATCGCCCGTGCGCTGGTGTTCGAGCCGGAAGTGCTGCTGCTCGACGAGCCGCTCTCCAACCTCGACGCGCGCCTGCGCACCCAGATGGGCGACGATTTCCGCGCGCTGCAGCAGCGCCTGAAGATCACCGCGCTCTACGTCACCCACGACCAGGCGGAAGCCATGGCGCTGTCCGACCGGGTGGTCGTCATGCATGGCGGCAAGATCCTGCAGGTCGGCGCGCCGGAAGAGATCTACCGCCGGCCGGAAAACCGGCAGGTCGCCGCCTTCTTCGGAACGCCCAACCTTTTGAACGCCACGGTCAAGGACTGCCGTCCGAATGGCGGGCAATATTTCAAGCTCTCGGTCGAAGGCCAGGGCTGGTCCGGCGACTGTCATGCGGCAACTGAAATGCCGAAGGGTGCGGATGTCACGGTGATGGTCCGCCCGGAAAACCTGCATGTCCGCGATGCGGGCCAGGTGAACGGCGATCTCTCCTGGTCGGGCGAGGTTTCGCAGGCAATCTTCCGTGGTTCGCATCGCTCGATCATGGTGAAGACCCCGGCGCAGACGCTGCATGTCGAGGCCTCGTCGCTTTCGAACGTCGATATCGGCCGCCCGGTGACGGTCGCCGCACCCGTGGAGGCTGCCTGGGCCGTGCGGAACTGA
- a CDS encoding ABC transporter permease — MTIIHNRPLDDIAETAPTIAGNAFTRAFSGGSLWRLIGMLVLILILGFLTIYPLAMLLYGSLHSTPPGMAGEFNLNGYRSIMTTQNLIVLANTIGISLAKTIPSLTIAVFLAWIVARTDTPFRGTLEVLITLPFFIPPILTAMAWGMLANPQVGVINMVWRWATGATDPLVNIYSYGGVIWHMCQYSIPFLFLFMVDAFRAMDPSLEESSRMCGASRWTTFRKITLLLMLPVLTSSFMLSFIKGIETFESALFFGLPAGIKVITTDIYESINHRATPDYQYATSLSFAIMGLMFLLVIWQWWMLRGKSFQTVTGKGFRPSVMELGPWRWVTFAFCVLFFFITVVLPIGQLMLGSFFRFFGFYTYDMLTLEHYRAVFANSEFWRAVRNTMVLGLLGATATMALGAIVAYISVRTRWRGRNLIDSMAWLPWMMPGMVLGVGFLWAFAMLPGPIPIYGTIWALLLAYIALGTPVSVRVMTGAYHQLSYDLEECSRVHGASWFQTMWRIMVALAWPAFAVGWVLTFFGIMRELSASILLYSVGSETLAVVLMKLWANGNAEQVSVIGLMMMLLVIVFRWVQLSFIKSRISKL, encoded by the coding sequence ATGACGATTATCCACAATCGCCCCCTAGACGACATCGCCGAAACTGCGCCGACGATTGCCGGCAATGCTTTCACGCGCGCCTTTTCGGGCGGATCGCTGTGGCGTCTGATCGGCATGCTGGTGCTGATCCTGATCCTCGGCTTCCTGACCATCTATCCGCTCGCCATGCTGCTTTACGGCAGCCTGCATTCCACCCCGCCCGGCATGGCCGGGGAGTTCAATCTGAACGGCTACCGCTCGATCATGACCACCCAGAACCTCATCGTTCTGGCCAACACGATCGGCATATCGCTTGCCAAGACCATACCGTCGCTGACGATCGCGGTGTTTCTCGCCTGGATCGTCGCGCGCACCGACACGCCGTTCCGCGGCACGCTGGAAGTGCTGATCACGCTGCCGTTCTTCATTCCGCCGATCCTGACCGCGATGGCCTGGGGCATGCTCGCCAACCCGCAGGTGGGCGTCATCAACATGGTCTGGCGCTGGGCAACCGGCGCGACCGATCCGCTCGTCAACATCTATTCCTATGGAGGCGTCATCTGGCACATGTGCCAGTATTCGATCCCGTTCCTGTTCCTGTTCATGGTCGACGCGTTCCGGGCAATGGACCCGTCGCTCGAGGAATCGAGCCGCATGTGCGGCGCCTCGCGCTGGACGACCTTCCGCAAGATCACCCTGCTCCTGATGCTGCCGGTGCTGACCAGCTCGTTCATGCTGAGCTTCATCAAGGGCATCGAGACCTTCGAGTCGGCGCTGTTCTTCGGTCTGCCCGCAGGCATCAAGGTGATCACCACCGACATCTACGAGTCGATCAACCACCGCGCGACGCCCGACTACCAGTACGCGACGTCGCTTTCCTTCGCGATCATGGGGCTGATGTTCCTGCTCGTCATCTGGCAGTGGTGGATGCTGCGCGGCAAGAGTTTCCAGACCGTCACCGGCAAGGGGTTTCGCCCAAGCGTCATGGAACTCGGCCCCTGGCGCTGGGTTACCTTCGCCTTCTGTGTGCTGTTCTTCTTCATCACGGTGGTGTTGCCGATCGGACAGCTGATGCTCGGCTCGTTTTTCCGCTTCTTCGGCTTCTACACCTACGACATGCTGACGCTGGAGCACTACAGGGCCGTCTTCGCCAACAGCGAATTCTGGCGGGCGGTCCGCAATACGATGGTGCTCGGCCTGCTCGGCGCCACCGCGACCATGGCGCTCGGCGCGATCGTCGCCTACATCTCGGTGCGCACCCGCTGGCGCGGTCGCAACCTGATCGACAGCATGGCCTGGCTTCCGTGGATGATGCCGGGCATGGTGCTCGGCGTCGGTTTCCTCTGGGCGTTTGCGATGCTGCCGGGACCGATCCCGATCTATGGCACCATCTGGGCGCTGCTGCTTGCCTATATCGCGCTCGGCACGCCGGTCTCCGTGCGGGTGATGACCGGTGCCTATCACCAGCTTTCCTATGATCTGGAAGAATGTTCGCGCGTCCACGGCGCGAGCTGGTTCCAGACCATGTGGCGGATCATGGTGGCGCTTGCCTGGCCGGCCTTCGCCGTCGGCTGGGTGCTGACCTTCTTCGGCATCATGCGCGAGCTGTCGGCGTCGATCCTTCTCTATTCGGTGGGATCGGAAACGCTGGCGGTCGTGCTGATGAAGCTCTGGGCCAACGGCAATGCCGAACAGGTGAGCGTCATCGGCTTGATGATGATGCTCCTGGTCATCGTGTTCCGCTGGGTGCAGCTCAGCTTCATCAAATCGCGCATCAGCAAGCTTTAG
- a CDS encoding ABC transporter substrate-binding protein gives MTTNTFMTSAIQKWSRRFFMAAAGSLAISAAAGLPAFAQDAEWQKVIDAGKKEGSLVLYTALVGQPSTKQIAEAFTKQYGISVEVLEARASEIRERVRVEQAAGRFAADVMFTSEGQTMLYDKEDKSVDPLPVTPNSQKIGDKFKLKVPMASVMTIPYGIMINTGLVKPADEPKSWKDVADPKWQGKILSDDPRAIGAGYLWFFSTYDRIGEDYVKKVASQKLVFTRDQRESQRRTARGEYSIYMPVIMTDFSDLKGLPVKFIIPEEGVPYVLYGNVMLKKAPHPNAAKLYLDFMQGPVVQKIYASLGYGPVLSGMTEGLPADVKAISEAKLYGTTDTTRQNEMLAKSKDIFK, from the coding sequence GTGACGACAAACACATTCATGACTTCGGCCATTCAAAAATGGTCGCGCCGGTTTTTCATGGCGGCTGCGGGCAGCCTTGCCATCTCGGCAGCGGCCGGCCTGCCTGCCTTCGCGCAGGATGCCGAATGGCAGAAGGTGATCGACGCGGGCAAGAAGGAGGGCTCGCTCGTCCTCTATACCGCGCTCGTCGGCCAGCCGAGCACCAAGCAGATCGCCGAGGCCTTCACCAAGCAATACGGAATTTCCGTCGAAGTGCTTGAAGCGCGCGCCTCCGAAATCCGCGAACGCGTCCGCGTCGAGCAGGCCGCTGGCCGCTTCGCCGCCGACGTGATGTTCACCAGCGAAGGGCAGACCATGCTCTACGACAAGGAGGACAAGTCCGTCGATCCGCTGCCGGTGACCCCGAATTCGCAAAAGATCGGCGACAAGTTCAAGCTCAAGGTGCCGATGGCCTCGGTCATGACCATTCCCTACGGGATCATGATCAATACCGGCCTCGTGAAGCCTGCGGACGAGCCGAAGAGCTGGAAAGACGTTGCCGATCCCAAATGGCAGGGCAAGATCCTGTCCGATGATCCGCGTGCGATCGGTGCCGGCTACCTCTGGTTCTTCTCGACCTATGACAGGATTGGCGAGGACTATGTGAAGAAGGTCGCGAGCCAGAAGCTCGTCTTCACCCGCGACCAGCGCGAATCGCAGCGCCGCACCGCACGCGGCGAATATTCGATCTACATGCCGGTCATCATGACCGATTTCTCGGATCTGAAGGGGTTGCCGGTCAAGTTCATCATTCCGGAGGAGGGCGTTCCTTACGTTCTTTACGGCAACGTCATGCTCAAGAAGGCTCCGCACCCGAACGCCGCCAAACTCTATCTCGATTTCATGCAGGGCCCGGTCGTGCAGAAAATCTATGCGAGCCTCGGCTACGGTCCCGTCCTTTCCGGCATGACCGAAGGCCTGCCGGCGGACGTCAAAGCGATTTCCGAAGCCAAGCTCTACGGCACGACGGACACCACCCGCCAGAACGAGATGCTGGCCAAGTCCAAGGACATCTTCAAGTAA
- a CDS encoding LysR family transcriptional regulator → MDTLINIRTFLAVARSGSFSAAGRHLGVAPSVVTKRVSRLEDQMRVKLFIRSTRQIILTEVGERYLPRYQSLVKEIDDAISGAAAVAQRIEGHLRIKAPTTVTIAFLARILSDFQQENPNVTMDLALVDRSVNPAEEGYDIALGALPASYSNVIDEPLCPYPRKLCAAPDYLENRGLPKHPRDLVDHICLTFHATGSTWSFLSPGGPIDVEVRSAFSANDTQILHDLALRGRGVAMVASYVAEESIRSGRLIELLPDFPVAELWLKALIPQTQARKPTVRALMEWLRIHMHTALVIGDRAA, encoded by the coding sequence TTGGATACGCTTATCAATATCCGCACGTTTCTAGCCGTTGCCCGGTCCGGCAGCTTTTCGGCGGCGGGCCGTCATCTCGGCGTCGCACCCTCGGTCGTGACGAAACGCGTCAGCCGGTTGGAGGACCAGATGCGGGTGAAACTCTTCATCCGCTCGACCCGCCAGATTATCCTGACGGAGGTCGGCGAACGCTACCTGCCCCGCTACCAATCGCTGGTCAAGGAGATCGACGATGCCATCAGCGGAGCGGCGGCCGTCGCCCAGCGGATCGAGGGACATTTGAGGATAAAGGCGCCGACGACGGTGACGATCGCCTTCCTCGCCCGCATCCTCAGCGATTTCCAGCAGGAGAATCCGAACGTCACCATGGACCTTGCGCTGGTCGACCGTTCGGTCAATCCGGCGGAAGAGGGATACGATATCGCGCTCGGCGCCCTGCCTGCCTCCTATTCGAATGTCATCGACGAGCCGCTCTGTCCCTACCCGCGAAAACTCTGCGCCGCTCCCGACTATCTCGAAAACCGCGGCCTGCCGAAACATCCGCGCGACCTCGTCGATCATATCTGCCTTACCTTCCACGCGACCGGCTCGACCTGGTCGTTCCTGAGCCCCGGCGGCCCGATCGATGTCGAGGTGCGCTCCGCCTTCAGCGCCAACGATACCCAAATCCTGCACGACCTGGCGCTCCGGGGCCGTGGCGTCGCCATGGTGGCGAGCTACGTAGCGGAGGAATCGATCCGGAGCGGCAGGCTGATCGAGTTGCTGCCGGACTTTCCCGTGGCGGAGCTCTGGCTGAAGGCGCTCATCCCCCAAACCCAGGCGCGCAAACCGACCGTGCGCGCGCTGATGGAATGGCTGCGTATCCATATGCACACGGCTCTGGTGATCGGCGACCGCGCCGCTTGA
- a CDS encoding amidohydrolase family protein — protein MDTAVTQQRPVLSQLGAIDCDVHPDAPLREDLLPYFDEYWREIVTTRDVDRLELTNFPTRTKPFFREDWKATEGKGVEKLRKNLLDPYGLKYAILNCVTAVHAIYDPYLATAVCRATNDWLKAEWLDRDPRLRASLVLPMQNPEAAVEEIERFADDKRFVQVLTLCMGEMPLGRRIYWPVYEAAQRHGFALGVHAGSAYRHAPSQSGFLSYLAEDYVHQVQGFATQVGSFVAEGVLGKFPDMKIVLIESGVSWLPGQMWRMSKDWRGARIEIPWVKEPPSALVRRQIRMTTQPFDAPRDPAELERIIEHLDCDDMLLFSTDYPHAQFEGDAAIPAGFPERLIDRLVRDNALATYPRLED, from the coding sequence GTGGATACTGCTGTGACCCAGCAGCGCCCTGTGCTTTCGCAATTGGGCGCGATCGATTGTGACGTTCATCCGGACGCGCCGCTGCGCGAGGATCTTCTACCCTATTTCGACGAATACTGGCGCGAGATCGTCACGACGCGCGATGTCGACCGTCTGGAACTCACCAATTTCCCGACACGCACCAAGCCCTTCTTCCGGGAGGACTGGAAGGCGACGGAAGGCAAGGGCGTTGAAAAGCTCCGCAAGAACCTGCTCGATCCCTACGGTCTCAAATACGCGATCCTCAACTGCGTCACCGCCGTGCACGCGATCTACGATCCCTATCTCGCCACCGCCGTCTGCCGCGCCACCAACGACTGGCTGAAGGCGGAATGGCTGGACCGCGACCCGCGCCTGCGTGCCTCCCTGGTGCTGCCGATGCAGAACCCGGAAGCCGCCGTCGAGGAGATCGAGCGCTTCGCCGATGACAAGCGTTTCGTGCAGGTGCTGACGCTCTGCATGGGCGAGATGCCGCTCGGCCGCCGCATCTACTGGCCGGTCTACGAAGCGGCCCAGCGGCATGGCTTCGCGCTCGGCGTGCATGCCGGCAGCGCCTACCGCCACGCGCCGAGCCAGAGCGGTTTCCTCTCCTATCTCGCCGAGGATTACGTCCACCAGGTCCAGGGTTTTGCTACCCAGGTCGGCAGTTTCGTCGCCGAAGGCGTGCTCGGCAAATTCCCCGACATGAAGATCGTGCTGATCGAATCCGGCGTCTCCTGGCTGCCCGGCCAGATGTGGCGGATGAGCAAGGACTGGCGCGGCGCCCGCATCGAGATCCCCTGGGTGAAGGAGCCGCCGTCGGCCCTCGTCCGCCGCCAGATCCGCATGACGACGCAGCCCTTCGATGCGCCGCGCGATCCGGCCGAACTGGAACGCATCATCGAGCATCTCGATTGCGACGACATGCTGCTCTTCTCGACCGACTATCCGCATGCGCAATTCGAGGGCGATGCCGCGATCCCCGCCGGTTTCCCGGAACGCCTGATCGACCGGCTGGTTCGGGACAATGCGCTCGCCACCTATCCGCGACTGGAGGACTAA